Within Desulfobacterales bacterium, the genomic segment ATCCACGAGCTCCATCAGAAATCCATATCACTTGACAAGCCTTACAAGCATTTTGCCGTAAAGCTTCTAATTGAAGGCGGTCTTTGAACTCATCTATTCCGCCTAATACCGCTACAACTCGCTTATGTGGATTACAGCAAAACAAAAGTAGGATACGAAATCAACTTCACAAAATATTTTTACGAATACAAGCCTTTAAGACCTCTTGACGAAATAAGAAGAGATATTCTTGCCTTAGAAGAGGAAACAAAAGGAATGATTGACGAAATATTAGCTTAAGCGATTATTAAGCAGTTACAAAAAAAAGAAAAAAGGTATAAAGATATGCAAAACTTTAATATACAATCATCTGGCAATCAAGTTGTAATAACAGTTGACCTTTCTTTTATTAATATAGACTCACTAAATAAGCTATTTGAAAAATTGAGGATAGAGCAATTAATTCAGAAAGCAAACTTTAATGATAAAGTTACAGACATCGGGAAAGAAATAAAACAAAATTGGTGGCAAAAGAATAAAGAATTATATTTAAAGGATGTAATTAATGCGAATTGTGATTGATACAACGATGATTTTTTTCTTTGTTATTAGATAAGAATATTAAAATGCGGGATACTTTTTTTGATTCCGACAATAATTTTTTTGCTCCTAATTATATTATCGGTGAGTTATTCGAGAAAAAAGAAAAAATTTTAAGGTTTTCAGCTTTATCAGAAGCGGAACTTTATGAATTATTCTATCGGATATTAAATAAAATAGAATTTATTAATGAACATTTTGTTTCTTCGGATAATAAATATCAAGCATTTAAGATATGCAAAGATATCGATGAAGATGACATCCCATTTATTGCTCTATCACTGCAATTAAATGCTTTGTTTTGGACTGGAGATAAACGTTTAAAAAATCATTTAAAGGAACAAGGTATTAATTTGTTTTTTGACCCTAAATATTAATCCAAAAATATTGATTTATTATAAAATTAAAAGATAAACATGACGAAAAATAATCAAGAAAATCATTTAATCAAGAAAATCAAGGTTCAGACAATGAAGCCTTATCCGAAATATAAAGATTCAGGTGTTGAATGGATTGGGGAGATACCAGATCGCTGGTTAAATTTGACTCTAAAAAGAATTACGACTATTCATAGACAAGGTTATTATACAACTGAGAGTTATATTGATAATGGTGTAAAATTAATTAGAATCAGTGATTTAGACGAAAATGGAAACATAAATTATAGAAATATGCCTTTTGTTAAAATTTCTGATAAAGATGAAAGTGTTTATCAAGTCAAAAAGGGAGATTTTCTATTTCCAAGAACTGGTTCTATAGGATTATTTGGCTACGTTAGAAAAATTGAACGAGCTGTTTTTGCCTCATATTTAATAAACTTTAGATTTTCTCAACAAGTAGATGGAGATTTTTTAAAGTTTTATTTTCTTTCAAATAATTTTAGAAATGGGATATTCAGAGATTTACATGGTGGTGTAAATCAAAATGTTCATGCGGAGAACATAAAAAATCAGACCATTGTATTTCCATCATCTCTCGAAGAGCAACACCAAATCGCCGCCTACCTCGACAACAAAACCTCCCAGATAGACACTCTGATTGAAAAGAAAAAAAGGCTAATCGAGCTACTCAAAGAAGAAAGAACAGCTATTATAAATCAAGCTGTTACTAAAGGACTTGATCCGAATGTTCCGATGAAGGATTCAGGGATTGAGTGGTTAGGGGAGATACCTGAACATTGGGAGGTTAAAAAATTAAAATATATAGCGGATGCCAACCCAAGTAATGTTGATAAAAAAAGTAAAGATAACGAAGAAGAAATATTCATTTGTAACTACCTTGATGTTTATAAGAACGAATTTATTGGTAGTGGTTTGAATTTTATGAAAGCTACAGCAACTAAAAGTCAGATTGATAAATTTATATTAAAAAAAGGAGATGTTATCGCCACAAAAGATTCAGAAACGCCTGATGATATAGCTATTCCTGCTTTTGTATTAGAAGATTTTGATAATGTTGTGTGTGGCTATCATTTAACACATATAAAACCATTAAAAATACATGGAGCATATCTATTTAGATATTTTCAATCTAAATTCCTTCGGTCATATTTTGAGATTTCTTCTAATGGTATAACTCGATTTGGTATTGGTGTTGATGAGTTTAACTCGGCATTAATCCTTATTCCTACTTTTAGAGAACAACAAGAAATTGAAATATACCTCAACCGTGAAACCTCCCGAATCGACGCCATCATCACTAAATCTGAAAAGCAAATTGAACTTTTTCAAGAATACAGAACAGCGCTTATCAGTGAAGTAGTTACAGGTAAGGTTGATGTTAGGGATGGGAGAGGTTAATGGCAATGTTGTTGACTTAAGGAAAGTATCCCCCCTTTTTTAAAGGGGGGCAAGGGGCATATGCATCAAGCTAATTTTAATATGCCGCTAAGTCCCGTAGGGACGACCTGTTTGTAGTAATTATGACCGTTTCAAATTTAGCTCCGTAGGAGCGACCTGTTAATTAAACAGGCCGCTCCTACGGAGCTAAATTTGGGTTTGAATTAAATTGCTACAAACAGGTCGCTCCTAAAGGAGCTAAAATAAAGCTTATATTTAGTCTAAAGTTAATATAACGGTTTAGAAAAACAAAATTTTATTCTTAGGAGGAAAAATGAAAAAACAGAGTATTTTAGTATTAACCTTTTTATGTGTATTTATCTTTTGCATTAATTGCATTGCGGAGCAAGTAGAAGAAAAAGTAACTGTAAGCGGGGAGGCAATGATTCAAAACGCAGATACTGCCGGAGCTAAGCGTCAGGCATTAGAGTCGGCTTACCGCACAGCTGTTGAACAAGGTATTGGCGTATTGATAGACAGCGAAACACTAACGAAAAATTATGAAGTTATTTACGATAAAGTGCTGGCAAAGGCTCAAGGATATATAAAATCCTATAAAATATTGACAGAAGGGAAGTTTGGACCAAATTACCGAGTGACTATAGAGGCTGTAGTAGGTATGAAAGAAGTAGCCCATGACTTAACAGAGTTCGGCTTGCTTAAAGAACAAATCCGTTATCCAAGATTGATGGTAGCATTCGGCACAGAGGATGGAGCTATAACTGAAGCAAGCAGGTCTGCAAGAATAGCCTTTGAAAAATTATTCGCTGAACAGCATTATGAACTAATAGACCCCACTACAAGCGATAAACTTCATCAAGATACTAAAGCTTTATACGGCGTAATTAAAGAAACTGACAAAGCAGTTAATTTTGCCCTCGACCATCATGCTGAAGTCATTGTAACCGGTGTTGTAGAAAGCTCGCCAGATAATAGAAATAGAGACTATATGTCCACCGCCCTTGAAATCAAAATAATAGATCCAACTACAGCAAGAATTTTTGCAACAGATAAAAGAAGTGAATCTCATTCAGGAAATACGGTTAAAGAAGCTATGGATAAATCAGGCAAGAGCGTAGGTGAAAAACTTGTCTCTTATTCCAGTCAGGAAATCCTCAAATGGTGGCGGGAAAGAATTAAAAATGGCATTCTATATGCCATAACTTTAAGAAACACTCCTAATGCTCGAGTTACAATTAAATTCGAAGATGCTGTCAAAGCGGTTGCCCTAAAAGGTAAATATGTCAGGCGTTCTTCAAGTAAAGGCATATTGCAAGGAGAGGTTTTTTTTAATGACGAAATATCTAATCTTGAACGCGCTATTTATGATAAACTTGCTTCTCAAAACGAGTTTAAAAACCTCGATACTGAATTATCCAGAGGTAATCAAATAATTTTTGTACTCAAATAAGAAGTCTTGAATCATTCCCGCGAAAGCGGGAATGGCAAATCCTAAGAGAATGAACTTTTATTCTCCTGCAACTTCTCGCCCGCAATGTTTGCATATCTTTGCCCGTGTTTTAATTATTTCAGCGCAAAAAGGACATTCTCGAGTAAAATTTTGAGCGTGAATTTTTATTATAGCTTCATTTACTTTCTCAGATAGTATGTCATTGCTAAATTTATAATTTTTTAAAGGCTCAATTGCATCTAACCCTCCAAAATCTCCAATCATTTCGGAAGCTTTAATTCTTACTCGCATAGGCTCTAAATTATCTAACACTATTTTTAGAACAGTTATCCAGTCTTTAGAAACATAGCAATCAGCAAGAGTCGCAAATCCTTTTTTCATAGCTTCTTCCATAGCTTGTTCTTTTTCAATCAATTCAGCGTCAAGGATTTGACCTTTACCGCCATCAGAACCAAATACAGGCAAATATTCAAAATTTTGGGTACCAGGATAACACATACATCTATAAGATGCGTTATGGGAATAATTATCCTTTATTTCCTGCCATCCTTTCACATATAGACTACAGCTATCGTTAAAACATATAAAAAGATAAGGTTCGCCCCACCCAAGCCCATCGCTGAAGTTTACAGGAGGAACTTCCCATATACTCATTTCTATTCCACAATGAGGGCAAACCGGTCTTTTTTGTTTAATAATATTTTCTAATACCGCTTCCTTTGTTGCAAATCCCAATTTATATCTCCTTAAATTTTAAAGTTATAGTAATTTTTCGTCTAAATTTTTGTCATTCATAAAGTTTAATAGTCAATAAACTAACATTAAATATTTAAAATTCTAAAAGAATCACTATATAAACAGCAAAAATCTATAAAAATATTATTGTGGCATATCATTTGCTTAGCTAATATGTCAACAAAGTTTTGCAAATCTCAAAATTCTAAACAAGGAGTTAGTCATGGAAAAATTTTTAAATAAAATGGTTAAAAATACATTACTAAAAATGAGCTTTCTTATAAATATGGTTAAAACAATAGATTATAAAACATTATATCATTATATATTACGCATACATCAAAAAAAAGAAATAGATTCTATTTTGATTGAAACGTCTAAATGTTTAAAAGATATTTTAAATTATAGACTTTTTGCATTCACTTTGAAAACTGGCGAAGATATAAACGCTTGGGTGGATCCTATAATTAACGAGAATTCATTTACGCAGGTTATTAAAAATGATTTTCACACAGATAAAGGAATATTTATACATCATATTAACAAAAATAATTATGATAGAAATCAAATTTCATTTCAAAGCAATCAAGTAAAATCATTTGTGCTTAT encodes:
- a CDS encoding nucleotide-binding protein, PIN domain-containing protein; translation: MRDTFFDSDNNFFAPNYIIGELFEKKEKILRFSALSEAELYELFYRILNKIEFINEHFVSSDNKYQAFKICKDIDEDDIPFIALSLQLNALFWTGDKRLKNHLKEQGINLFFDPKY
- a CDS encoding zinc ribbon domain-containing protein — encoded protein: MGFATKEAVLENIIKQKRPVCPHCGIEMSIWEVPPVNFSDGLGWGEPYLFICFNDSCSLYVKGWQEIKDNYSHNASYRCMCYPGTQNFEYLPVFGSDGGKGQILDAELIEKEQAMEEAMKKGFATLADCYVSKDWITVLKIVLDNLEPMRVRIKASEMIGDFGGLDAIEPLKNYKFSNDILSEKVNEAIIKIHAQNFTRECPFCAEIIKTRAKICKHCGREVAGE
- a CDS encoding restriction endonuclease subunit S; this translates as MTKNNQENHLIKKIKVQTMKPYPKYKDSGVEWIGEIPDRWLNLTLKRITTIHRQGYYTTESYIDNGVKLIRISDLDENGNINYRNMPFVKISDKDESVYQVKKGDFLFPRTGSIGLFGYVRKIERAVFASYLINFRFSQQVDGDFLKFYFLSNNFRNGIFRDLHGGVNQNVHAENIKNQTIVFPSSLEEQHQIAAYLDNKTSQIDTLIEKKKRLIELLKEERTAIINQAVTKGLDPNVPMKDSGIEWLGEIPEHWEVKKLKYIADANPSNVDKKSKDNEEEIFICNYLDVYKNEFIGSGLNFMKATATKSQIDKFILKKGDVIATKDSETPDDIAIPAFVLEDFDNVVCGYHLTHIKPLKIHGAYLFRYFQSKFLRSYFEISSNGITRFGIGVDEFNSALILIPTFREQQEIEIYLNRETSRIDAIITKSEKQIELFQEYRTALISEVVTGKVDVRDGRG